One Tunturibacter gelidoferens genomic region harbors:
- the dapB gene encoding 4-hydroxy-tetrahydrodipicolinate reductase produces the protein MRVLVLGMGKTGKLVASVAAERGHSVNVLDAKENAGASALTPPFVSGFDVVIDFTTPEAAVQNMRACLATGAKMVIGTTGWYDKLTDMKSLAERKQAGLLYGTNFSIGVQVMLRLAKTMGEDLKKAGYAFSIAETHHASKLDSPSGTAISLSKVVEAATGATAVPVESKRDGDVMGLHSLIAASDADRLVLTHEAFSRRGFAEGAVRAAEWLSSRSGCYDFQSVFNEI, from the coding sequence ATGCGGGTTCTGGTTTTGGGAATGGGGAAGACCGGCAAGCTGGTGGCATCGGTTGCCGCGGAACGGGGCCATAGCGTGAATGTGCTGGATGCGAAGGAGAATGCGGGAGCCTCGGCGCTGACACCACCGTTTGTTTCGGGGTTCGATGTGGTGATTGATTTCACTACGCCAGAGGCGGCGGTTCAGAATATGCGGGCTTGCCTGGCGACGGGCGCAAAGATGGTGATTGGGACGACGGGATGGTATGACAAGCTGACGGATATGAAGTCGTTGGCGGAGCGGAAACAGGCGGGATTGTTGTATGGAACGAACTTTTCCATCGGTGTGCAGGTGATGCTGCGCCTCGCAAAGACGATGGGGGAAGATCTGAAGAAGGCGGGGTATGCGTTTTCGATCGCGGAGACGCATCATGCGAGCAAGCTGGATTCGCCCTCTGGCACCGCGATAAGTTTGTCTAAGGTTGTGGAGGCTGCGACTGGTGCGACTGCGGTGCCGGTTGAGTCGAAGCGTGACGGCGATGTGATGGGACTGCATTCGCTGATTGCTGCGAGCGACGCAGACCGTCTGGTGCTGACGCATGAGGCGTTTTCGCGACGGGGATTTGCCGAGGGCGCGGTGCGAGCAGCGGAGTGGTTGTCGTCGCGGTCCGGATGCTACGACTTCCAGAGTGTTTTTAACGAGATTTAG
- a CDS encoding HAD family hydrolase: protein MRLIAVDMDGTLVGPDGRVSERNLAAMKAAEAAGVRVVVATGRRHSYAMKVLRGLGLREEDALISSNGTVTRTIGAQLLERTLLPVETARWLCGHVEEFRDALVVTFDKVGDDGEDVRGALVVEHLAELNASIGRWVAANEPYIECVVPIEKALEGHAPIQMMLCGTVERMRRAEARLLEHPGVSAVGVTPLGKDEVGRLEDIGRIKGGISPQGRAVGAEAALHRTEYPERDLSIVDILPAGCSKGSALLRLAETHGVKAEEILAIGDNWNDVSMLEVAGQAVLMGNAPEDLKAMAAERGWVMGRRHDEDGVAEAIEAVLNGLPVTR, encoded by the coding sequence ATGCGATTAATCGCAGTGGATATGGACGGGACGCTGGTGGGGCCGGATGGGCGTGTCAGTGAGCGGAATCTGGCTGCGATGAAGGCGGCGGAGGCGGCTGGTGTGCGTGTGGTGGTGGCGACGGGGCGGCGGCACTCTTATGCGATGAAGGTGCTGCGCGGGCTGGGTCTGCGGGAAGAGGATGCGCTGATCAGCTCGAATGGGACGGTGACGCGGACGATTGGGGCGCAGCTGCTGGAGAGGACGTTGCTGCCGGTGGAAACGGCACGGTGGCTATGTGGACATGTGGAGGAGTTTCGCGATGCGCTGGTGGTTACCTTCGATAAGGTGGGCGACGATGGGGAGGATGTGCGGGGGGCACTGGTGGTGGAGCATCTGGCGGAGCTGAACGCGAGCATCGGCAGGTGGGTGGCGGCGAATGAGCCTTATATCGAATGTGTGGTGCCGATTGAAAAGGCGCTGGAGGGGCACGCGCCGATCCAGATGATGCTTTGCGGGACGGTGGAGCGGATGCGGCGGGCGGAGGCGCGGCTGCTGGAGCATCCGGGGGTGTCGGCTGTTGGGGTTACGCCGCTCGGGAAGGATGAAGTGGGGCGGTTGGAGGATATTGGGCGGATTAAGGGTGGAATTTCTCCCCAGGGGAGGGCTGTTGGCGCGGAGGCGGCGCTGCATCGGACGGAGTATCCGGAGCGGGATTTGAGTATCGTGGATATTTTGCCGGCGGGGTGCAGCAAGGGGTCGGCGCTGCTGCGACTGGCGGAGACGCATGGGGTGAAGGCGGAGGAGATTCTGGCGATTGGGGATAACTGGAATGACGTTTCGATGCTGGAGGTTGCGGGGCAGGCGGTGTTGATGGGAAACGCTCCGGAGGATTTGAAGGCGATGGCTGCAGAGAGAGGGTGGGTGATGGGGCGGCGGCATGATGAGGACGGTGTGGCGGAGGCGATTGAAGCGGTGTTGAACGGTCTGCCAGTGACACGATAG
- the lysC gene encoding lysine-sensitive aspartokinase 3 yields the protein MKFGGTSVEDAPAMKRTAAIVRGRREKGLEAVVVVSAMAKVTDLLLSAASAAGRGDKAGSLAIGARLRHRHIDTSTALLEGERCVRVQQVLHQEFDALDDLLRGIAAVGELTPRTNDLVVSFGERLSSRMMAEALDQHGLQGAHVDARSCIITDASYGKAVPQDAAIEAKLAEIVLPLVAVGKTPVMGGFIGSTAEGVTTTLGRGGSDFTAALVGGGMHAGAIEIWTDVNGIMTTDPRICPDALRVKTISFEEAAELAYFGAKVLHPATILPAVQKSIPVWVLNSRNAENEGTKITAMAAKCASPFKSIAAKKRLTIIDVVASRMLMSHGYLKAVFDVFDKWKCAIDMVSTSEVSISLTVDSNQQLPEICAELAKIADVKMEGHKALVCLVGEDIRGHNGIAGQVFSAISHVNVRMISQGASEINMSFMIDEEDVEEAVRSLHNHFFANPDETVFDVANRVQLESKT from the coding sequence ATGAAGTTTGGCGGCACGTCAGTGGAAGATGCGCCGGCCATGAAGCGGACTGCGGCGATCGTTCGCGGACGACGGGAGAAGGGGCTGGAGGCTGTCGTTGTGGTATCGGCGATGGCGAAGGTGACGGATCTGTTGTTGTCTGCTGCGTCTGCGGCTGGACGCGGTGACAAGGCTGGGTCGCTGGCGATTGGCGCTCGGTTGAGGCACCGGCACATCGATACGTCGACCGCGTTGCTTGAGGGGGAGCGGTGCGTCCGAGTTCAGCAGGTGTTGCACCAGGAGTTCGATGCGCTGGACGATCTGCTGCGTGGGATCGCGGCGGTGGGAGAGCTGACTCCGCGTACGAATGATCTGGTTGTGAGCTTTGGCGAGAGGTTGTCGAGCAGGATGATGGCGGAAGCGCTGGATCAGCACGGGCTGCAGGGCGCACATGTGGATGCTCGAAGCTGCATCATTACCGATGCAAGCTACGGCAAGGCGGTGCCGCAGGATGCTGCGATTGAAGCGAAGCTGGCGGAGATTGTGTTGCCGCTGGTTGCAGTTGGAAAGACGCCGGTGATGGGCGGATTTATCGGATCGACGGCGGAGGGTGTGACCACTACGCTGGGGCGTGGGGGGAGTGACTTCACCGCTGCGCTGGTGGGTGGCGGGATGCATGCAGGCGCGATTGAGATCTGGACAGACGTCAACGGCATTATGACGACCGACCCGCGGATCTGCCCGGACGCGCTGCGGGTGAAGACGATCAGCTTTGAGGAGGCGGCCGAGTTGGCTTACTTCGGCGCGAAGGTTCTGCATCCGGCGACGATTCTGCCTGCCGTGCAGAAGAGCATTCCGGTGTGGGTGCTGAACTCGCGCAATGCGGAGAATGAAGGCACGAAGATTACAGCGATGGCGGCGAAGTGCGCGAGTCCGTTCAAAAGCATCGCGGCAAAGAAGCGGTTGACGATTATTGATGTCGTCGCGAGCCGGATGTTGATGTCGCATGGATATCTAAAAGCTGTGTTTGATGTCTTCGACAAGTGGAAGTGCGCAATTGATATGGTCTCGACGAGTGAGGTGAGTATCTCGCTGACGGTGGACAGCAATCAGCAACTGCCGGAGATCTGCGCGGAGCTGGCGAAGATTGCGGACGTGAAGATGGAAGGGCATAAAGCACTCGTTTGCCTGGTTGGAGAGGATATTCGTGGGCACAATGGCATTGCGGGGCAAGTGTTTTCGGCGATCAGCCATGTGAATGTGCGGATGATCTCGCAGGGAGCGAGCGAGATCAATATGAGTTTCATGATCGATGAAGAGGATGTAGAGGAGGCGGTGCGCAGTTTGCACAACCACTTCTTTGCGAACCCGGATGAGACGGTGTTCGATGTTGCGAACAGGGTTCAGCTAGAGAGCAAGACTTAG
- a CDS encoding lysylphosphatidylglycerol synthase transmembrane domain-containing protein produces MTKRNGVVWGVGAVALVVLVWLFRAKVQFDWANFWQQLRYVSLGHIVAGIVLIYVTFYLRAVRWSVFLSPTKKVAATSLVGSQFIGFTAVALFGRLADFTRPYLISRRENLSLSSQVAVWTIERMFDLGAAALIFSGALAFTPKGLPHHEVFVRAGVLSMAATLAIAIFAGVVRVAGGTVASFARGTVGLVSKSAGESIATKIVGFRDGLNALSSARDFGVVTLLSLTIWMMIGFAYLETAHAFVHTPELAGVTFSRTMLLMAASIGGSLVQLPIIGWFTQIAITAAAMHTFYGAPIEAATACGALLLVVTFLCIIPTGLIYSRVEHVSLKKVAQESEAAGAAVVEG; encoded by the coding sequence ATGACGAAGCGTAATGGAGTGGTGTGGGGAGTCGGCGCAGTCGCGCTGGTGGTGCTGGTGTGGTTGTTTCGGGCCAAGGTGCAGTTTGACTGGGCCAACTTCTGGCAACAGCTTCGGTATGTGAGCCTGGGACATATCGTTGCGGGTATTGTGCTGATTTACGTTACGTTTTATCTGCGGGCGGTGCGGTGGTCGGTGTTTCTGTCGCCGACGAAGAAGGTTGCGGCCACTTCCCTGGTGGGTTCGCAGTTTATTGGCTTTACGGCTGTGGCACTGTTTGGGCGGCTGGCTGATTTCACTCGGCCGTACCTGATATCGCGGCGGGAGAATCTGTCCTTGAGTTCCCAGGTGGCGGTTTGGACGATTGAGCGAATGTTTGATCTGGGCGCGGCTGCGCTTATCTTTTCTGGAGCGCTGGCGTTTACTCCTAAGGGGCTGCCGCATCATGAGGTGTTCGTGCGGGCAGGCGTGTTGAGCATGGCGGCGACGCTGGCGATTGCTATCTTTGCGGGTGTGGTGCGGGTTGCGGGTGGGACGGTGGCGTCATTCGCACGGGGGACGGTGGGGCTGGTTTCGAAGTCTGCTGGAGAGAGTATCGCTACGAAGATCGTCGGGTTTCGGGATGGGCTGAATGCGTTGTCTTCGGCGCGGGACTTTGGTGTGGTGACGCTGCTGTCGCTGACGATATGGATGATGATTGGGTTCGCTTATTTGGAGACGGCGCATGCGTTTGTGCATACGCCTGAGTTGGCAGGGGTGACGTTTTCGCGGACGATGCTGCTGATGGCGGCGAGTATTGGCGGGTCTTTGGTGCAGCTGCCGATCATTGGGTGGTTTACTCAGATTGCGATTACGGCTGCGGCGATGCATACGTTTTATGGTGCGCCGATAGAGGCTGCTACGGCTTGCGGAGCGTTACTGCTGGTGGTGACTTTTCTTTGCATCATTCCTACTGGGTTGATTTATTCGCGGGTGGAGCATGTGAGCTTGAAGAAGGTGGCGCAGGAGAGCGAGGCGGCTGGGGCTGCGGTGGTGGAGGGGTAG
- a CDS encoding isocitrate/isopropylmalate dehydrogenase family protein produces the protein MTATKKTHRITLIAGDGIGPEVSGAVVKILEAAGAATGVAFDWHPYDAGANAFEKTGEYIPKVLYDSIEKNRVALKGPVTTPVGGGFASINVTLRKKFELFANFRPVKNLPGLKTKYPGLDLVIVRENMEDLYAGLEHEVVPGVVQALKIITEKGSTRIAKFAFDYARKHGRKKIHAIHKANIMKLSDGLFLRCCQTVGKDFPEIAYHEHIVDNTCMQLVMNPYQYDILLTENLYGDILSDLCSAFVGGLGLVPGANLGTECAIFEAVHGSAPDIAGKDMANPTALLQSAVLMLHHIDEPSTAERVQAGLEQVYREGKTLTKDVGGTSGTKAFADAVVEAMEAPVAAA, from the coding sequence ATGACGGCAACGAAGAAGACGCACAGGATTACTTTGATTGCGGGAGATGGGATTGGCCCGGAGGTCTCTGGCGCGGTGGTGAAGATTCTTGAGGCCGCGGGTGCGGCGACGGGTGTGGCGTTTGACTGGCACCCATATGACGCGGGGGCGAATGCGTTCGAGAAGACGGGTGAGTACATTCCGAAGGTGTTGTATGACTCGATCGAGAAGAATCGCGTGGCGCTGAAGGGGCCGGTGACTACGCCGGTTGGTGGAGGGTTCGCTTCGATCAATGTGACGCTGCGGAAGAAGTTTGAGCTGTTTGCGAACTTTCGGCCGGTGAAGAATCTGCCGGGTTTGAAGACGAAGTATCCGGGGCTGGATCTCGTGATTGTGCGCGAGAATATGGAGGATCTGTACGCCGGGCTGGAGCATGAGGTGGTGCCGGGGGTGGTGCAGGCGCTGAAGATTATTACGGAGAAGGGTTCGACACGGATTGCGAAGTTTGCGTTTGACTATGCGCGGAAGCATGGGCGGAAGAAGATTCATGCGATCCATAAAGCGAACATCATGAAGCTGTCCGATGGCCTGTTTCTTCGGTGCTGTCAGACGGTCGGGAAGGATTTTCCGGAGATCGCGTACCACGAGCACATTGTTGATAACACATGTATGCAGTTGGTGATGAATCCTTATCAGTACGACATTTTGCTGACTGAGAATTTGTATGGGGATATTCTGAGCGACCTTTGCAGTGCGTTTGTGGGTGGGCTTGGGTTGGTGCCAGGGGCGAACCTGGGGACGGAGTGCGCGATCTTTGAGGCGGTGCATGGGTCGGCTCCGGATATCGCGGGGAAAGATATGGCGAACCCGACGGCGTTGCTGCAGAGCGCGGTGTTGATGCTGCATCACATCGATGAGCCGTCGACTGCGGAGCGTGTGCAGGCTGGGCTGGAGCAGGTCTATCGCGAGGGTAAGACGCTAACGAAAGATGTTGGCGGCACGAGCGGGACGAAGGCGTTTGCGGATGCAGTGGTGGAGGCGATGGAAGCTCCAGTGGCGGCGGCTTAA
- the nrdR gene encoding transcriptional regulator NrdR, with protein MKCPYCGFAQDRVVDSRESKDADSIRRRRECEGCNKRFTTYERIDEIPYMVVKKDGRREKFDRQKVLSGLLHACEKRPVAAVNLERIVDETEAYVVDSPERERTTNEVGELIMSRLKEIDTVAYIRFASVYRDFKDVREFKEELEELLNGKDLKKRR; from the coding sequence ATGAAGTGCCCCTACTGTGGTTTTGCCCAGGACCGAGTTGTCGATTCACGCGAGAGTAAAGACGCCGATTCGATACGCCGGCGACGGGAGTGCGAAGGCTGTAACAAGCGATTTACGACGTATGAGCGGATCGACGAGATCCCCTACATGGTGGTGAAAAAAGATGGACGGCGGGAGAAGTTCGACCGGCAGAAGGTGCTGAGCGGGCTGCTGCATGCTTGCGAAAAGAGGCCGGTCGCCGCTGTGAATCTGGAACGGATCGTAGATGAGACCGAGGCGTATGTGGTCGATTCTCCGGAGCGAGAGCGGACGACCAATGAGGTTGGCGAGTTGATTATGTCGCGGCTGAAGGAGATCGATACGGTTGCGTATATTCGGTTCGCGAGTGTGTATCGGGACTTCAAGGATGTTCGCGAGTTCAAGGAAGAGTTGGAAGAGCTTCTGAATGGAAAAGACCTAAAGAAAAGGCGGTAG
- a CDS encoding beta-sandwich domain-containing protein, giving the protein MRRICGWLMAAAIAAAGLSGCKPSDAVKHSGDGNTATVPTTPPASTVQFDKATLGMVTGTIRFAGKAPEPVKIDMSMDPVCSMTAGDNFAEQYAVKGGKLGNVYVYIKSGPPAAMLAGGPTPAPVVLDQVGCKYVPHVIAVVRGGSVEFRNSDSTMHNIHTMPTVVGSQPIDISQGPKGAPQVKQFNQPEVMIPVRCNNHPWMNAFINVSATPFFAVTDADGHFGITGLPAGTYTLAAVHEKLGEQTMTVTVEPKGTTKADFSFSVK; this is encoded by the coding sequence ATGAGGCGGATTTGTGGTTGGTTGATGGCCGCCGCGATTGCAGCGGCAGGGTTGAGCGGATGTAAGCCGAGTGACGCAGTGAAGCATAGCGGGGATGGAAACACGGCGACGGTGCCGACCACTCCTCCGGCTTCGACTGTTCAGTTCGACAAGGCGACGCTGGGAATGGTGACGGGGACGATCCGTTTTGCTGGGAAGGCTCCGGAGCCTGTGAAGATCGATATGTCGATGGATCCGGTTTGCTCGATGACTGCGGGAGACAACTTTGCGGAGCAGTATGCGGTGAAGGGTGGCAAGCTCGGGAATGTGTACGTGTATATCAAGAGCGGGCCTCCGGCTGCGATGCTGGCGGGTGGGCCGACGCCTGCTCCGGTGGTGCTGGACCAGGTGGGATGCAAGTATGTGCCGCATGTGATCGCAGTGGTGCGGGGCGGGTCGGTGGAGTTCAGGAACTCAGACTCGACGATGCACAACATTCATACGATGCCGACGGTGGTGGGAAGTCAGCCGATCGATATCTCGCAGGGGCCGAAGGGCGCGCCGCAGGTGAAGCAGTTCAATCAGCCGGAGGTGATGATTCCGGTGCGATGCAATAACCATCCCTGGATGAACGCGTTTATCAATGTGTCGGCGACGCCGTTTTTTGCGGTGACGGATGCCGATGGACATTTTGGGATCACTGGATTGCCGGCGGGGACGTATACTTTGGCGGCGGTGCACGAGAAGCTCGGCGAGCAGACGATGACGGTGACGGTTGAGCCGAAGGGAACGACGAAGGCGGACTTCAGTTTCAGCGTGAAGTAG
- the asd gene encoding aspartate-semialdehyde dehydrogenase, translated as MERRRVGILGATGMVGQRFIQLLSNHPWFEIAWLAASDRSSGKTYADACRWKLDTPLPKRIAAMTLQPNVPEGSAIELPKIIFAALDADIARELEPQFAAAGCAVISNSSAFRMTADVPLVVPEVNADHLALLETQSWRNEHGGRGGYIVTNPNCSAIGLVLALKPLEEKFGIESLFVSTMQAVSGAGYPGVASLDILGNVVPFIKNEEEKLQEEVGKLLGERKGSKIELLDAKVSAHCNRVAVEDGHTECVSIKLKKKATREEILAAWKEFLPLEGQHLPTAPDQPVEYAEGVDRPQPRLDRMRGHGMAATVGRLRECTLLDWKFVVLSHNTIRGAAGAAVLNAEVLALLGKLDKLGVPLERFSARAVAVTA; from the coding sequence ATGGAACGACGCAGGGTTGGCATTCTTGGCGCGACCGGAATGGTCGGGCAGCGATTCATTCAACTTTTGAGCAATCATCCGTGGTTCGAGATTGCGTGGCTGGCGGCGAGCGATCGCAGCTCTGGGAAGACGTACGCCGATGCTTGCAGGTGGAAGCTGGATACTCCACTGCCAAAGCGAATCGCGGCGATGACGTTGCAGCCAAATGTTCCTGAGGGCTCGGCGATTGAGCTGCCAAAGATTATCTTTGCCGCGCTGGATGCGGATATTGCGCGGGAGCTGGAGCCGCAGTTTGCGGCAGCGGGATGCGCGGTGATTTCGAACTCCAGCGCGTTTCGGATGACGGCGGATGTGCCGTTGGTGGTGCCTGAGGTGAATGCGGATCATCTTGCGCTGCTGGAGACGCAGAGTTGGCGGAACGAGCATGGCGGGCGCGGCGGGTATATCGTCACGAATCCTAACTGCAGCGCGATTGGGCTGGTGCTGGCGCTGAAGCCGCTTGAAGAGAAGTTTGGCATTGAGAGCTTGTTCGTTTCGACGATGCAGGCGGTAAGCGGCGCGGGCTATCCGGGGGTGGCATCGCTCGACATTCTGGGGAACGTTGTGCCGTTCATCAAGAATGAAGAGGAGAAGCTGCAGGAAGAGGTCGGCAAGCTGCTGGGGGAGCGCAAGGGCTCGAAGATCGAGTTGCTGGATGCGAAGGTGAGTGCGCATTGCAACCGGGTTGCGGTGGAGGATGGACATACGGAGTGCGTGAGCATCAAGCTGAAGAAGAAGGCTACGCGCGAGGAGATTCTGGCGGCGTGGAAAGAGTTTTTGCCGCTGGAGGGACAACATCTGCCGACCGCTCCTGATCAGCCGGTGGAGTATGCCGAGGGAGTGGACCGGCCGCAGCCTCGGCTGGACAGGATGCGCGGGCATGGGATGGCGGCGACGGTGGGACGTTTGCGCGAGTGCACTTTGTTGGATTGGAAGTTTGTGGTGTTGTCGCACAATACGATTCGCGGAGCCGCAGGCGCAGCGGTGTTGAACGCGGAGGTGCTGGCGTTGTTGGGCAAACTGGATAAGTTGGGCGTTCCATTGGAGAGGTTTTCGGCCAGGGCCGTGGCGGTGACGGCTTGA
- a CDS encoding aminopeptidase — translation MSVAEMVSKSPVMKFADLTFEEKLDRLAEVAVKVGLGLRAGQELIMSAPMEALPLVRRITEHAYKAGALLVTTFYADDPSVLARFEYGADASFDHAPKWLQDGIAEGFRSGAARLAIAGTNPALLAKQDPAKVARANVAASKAGKPAMELITRHEINWTIVACATPEWAKLVFPGEPVEVAVAKLWEAIFVASRVAVDDPVLEWQEHGARLKKRMEMLNAKRFSALHFKSQDGTTNLTVGLADDHLWAGGGTTAGNGIYCQPNIPTEECFTTPHKDRVDGTVRASKPLSHQGTLIENIAVRFEDGRIVEATATAGEDVLNRLISTDDGARRLGEVALVPHSSPIAQSGVLFWNTLFDENAASHIALGQAYSTCLIGGEKMDAEQLAALGANASLIHVDWMIGSGEMDVDGVAADGTAEPLVRKGEWV, via the coding sequence ATGAGTGTTGCGGAGATGGTTTCAAAGTCGCCAGTGATGAAGTTCGCGGATCTCACGTTTGAAGAGAAGCTGGATCGGCTGGCAGAGGTCGCGGTGAAGGTCGGGCTGGGCTTGCGCGCTGGACAGGAGCTGATCATGTCCGCTCCGATGGAGGCGTTGCCGTTGGTGCGGCGGATCACCGAACACGCGTATAAAGCAGGGGCGCTGCTGGTGACGACATTCTATGCGGATGATCCGAGTGTGCTGGCGCGGTTCGAGTATGGCGCGGATGCGAGTTTTGATCATGCACCGAAGTGGCTGCAGGATGGGATTGCAGAGGGTTTCCGGAGTGGAGCGGCTCGGTTGGCGATTGCGGGAACTAACCCGGCGCTGCTGGCGAAGCAGGATCCGGCAAAGGTGGCGCGGGCCAATGTTGCGGCGTCGAAGGCGGGTAAGCCGGCGATGGAGTTGATTACGCGGCACGAGATCAACTGGACGATCGTTGCGTGTGCGACGCCGGAGTGGGCGAAGCTGGTGTTTCCGGGCGAGCCGGTGGAGGTCGCAGTTGCGAAGCTTTGGGAGGCGATCTTTGTGGCCTCACGCGTGGCGGTGGATGATCCGGTGCTTGAGTGGCAGGAGCATGGTGCGCGGCTGAAGAAGCGTATGGAGATGCTGAATGCGAAGCGGTTTTCGGCGTTGCACTTCAAATCGCAAGATGGGACGACGAATTTGACCGTTGGGTTGGCGGATGATCATCTTTGGGCCGGTGGTGGGACGACTGCGGGGAATGGGATTTATTGTCAGCCGAATATTCCTACCGAGGAGTGCTTTACGACTCCGCACAAGGACCGCGTGGATGGGACGGTCAGGGCGTCCAAGCCACTGTCGCACCAGGGGACATTGATTGAAAATATTGCGGTGCGATTTGAAGACGGCAGGATTGTCGAGGCCACGGCGACGGCTGGTGAGGATGTGTTGAATCGTCTGATCAGTACGGACGATGGGGCGCGACGATTGGGTGAGGTGGCGCTGGTGCCGCACTCGTCGCCGATTGCGCAGAGTGGTGTGCTGTTCTGGAATACGCTGTTCGATGAGAATGCGGCGAGCCATATTGCGCTGGGACAGGCTTATTCGACGTGCTTGATCGGCGGCGAAAAGATGGATGCGGAGCAACTGGCGGCGTTGGGCGCGAATGCCAGTTTGATCCATGTCGACTGGATGATTGGGTCGGGTGAGATGGATGTGGATGGTGTGGCCGCCGATGGAACAGCCGAGCCGTTGGTGCGCAAGGGTGAGTGGGTTTAG
- a CDS encoding lytic transglycosylase domain-containing protein — translation MCLKAFVFGVALAAVCPLAHAAEHVTLKNGFEVDCVRREAVGDRVRLYFVERGKPASDSNYMDVASDAVVRVEMIADLPEPVAEVKAPSAVTLMIAPTKEEMHEMLAHAGTAHNIDEDLLASVVRAESGGQVRAVSRTGAQGLMQLMPGTASAMGVEDAFRPEQNISGGTAYLDLMLTRYHDNVALALAAYNAGPGAVDKYHGVPPYRETRAYVARVIREFNRRKQMAMVAQAR, via the coding sequence ATGTGTCTTAAAGCGTTTGTGTTCGGCGTAGCGTTGGCGGCGGTGTGCCCGCTGGCGCACGCGGCTGAGCATGTGACGCTGAAGAACGGGTTCGAGGTGGATTGCGTTCGGCGGGAGGCAGTTGGGGACCGGGTCCGTCTTTACTTTGTTGAGAGAGGTAAGCCCGCATCCGATTCGAACTATATGGACGTCGCTTCGGATGCAGTGGTTCGGGTGGAGATGATCGCGGATTTGCCGGAACCCGTGGCGGAGGTGAAGGCGCCGTCTGCGGTAACGTTGATGATCGCGCCGACGAAGGAAGAGATGCATGAGATGTTGGCGCATGCGGGAACAGCGCACAACATTGATGAGGATCTGCTGGCGAGTGTGGTGAGGGCAGAGAGTGGCGGACAGGTAAGGGCAGTTTCGCGGACGGGCGCGCAGGGTTTGATGCAGCTGATGCCAGGGACTGCGAGTGCGATGGGCGTGGAGGATGCGTTTCGTCCGGAGCAGAATATCTCGGGCGGTACGGCGTATCTGGATTTGATGCTGACGCGCTATCACGACAATGTGGCGTTGGCACTGGCGGCTTACAACGCCGGGCCGGGTGCGGTGGATAAGTATCACGGGGTGCCTCCGTATCGCGAGACGCGGGCGTATGTGGCCAGAGTGATTCGCGAGTTCAACCGGCGGAAGCAGATGGCAATGGTCGCTCAGGCACGGTAA